A genomic region of Notamacropus eugenii isolate mMacEug1 chromosome 3, mMacEug1.pri_v2, whole genome shotgun sequence contains the following coding sequences:
- the SPRYD3 gene encoding SPRY domain-containing protein 3, with protein MDDLNLHYRFLNWRRRIREIREVRAVRYQERFKHILVEGDTLSYHGNSGEVGCYVAPRPLTKDSNYFEVSIVDSGVRGTIAVGLVPQYYSLDHQPGWLPDSVAYHADDGKLYSGRAKGRQFGTKCSSGDRIGCGIEPVSFDVQTAQIFFTKNGKRVGSTIMPVSPDGLFPAVGMHSLGEEVRLHLNAELGSEEDDSVMMVDSYEDEWGRLHDVKVCGTLLEYVGKGKSIIDVGLAQARHPLSTRSHYFEVEIVDPGEKCYIALGLARKDYPKNRHPGWSRGSVAYHADDGKIFHGSGVGDPFGPRCYKGDIMGCGIMFPRDYILDSEGDSDDSCDTVILSPTPRAVRNVMYLHQEGEEEEEEEEEEEEDGEEMEQEHEGKKVVVFFTRNGKIIGKKDALVPPGGFFPTIGMLSSGEKVKVDLHPLSG; from the exons ATGGATGACCTCAACCTGCACTACCGGTTCTTGAATTGGCGGCGGCGAATCAGAGAGATCCGGGAGGTTCGGGCTGTCCGCTACCAGGAGAGATTCAAACACATTTTGGTAGAGGGAGACACATTGAG TTACCATGGCAATTCTGGTGAAGTTGGCTGCTATGTGGCTCCCCGGCCCCTGACCAAGGACAGCAATTACTTTGAG GTGTCAATTGTGGACAGTGGGGTGCGGGGAACCATTGCTGTGGGGCTGGTCCCTCAGTACTACAGCCTGGACCACCAGCCTGGCTGGCTGCCTGACTCAGTCGCCTACCATGCTGATGATGGCAA GCTGTATAGTGGCCGAGCCAAGGGCCGCCAGTTTGGGACGAAATGTAGCTCTGGGGACCGGATTGGCTGTGGCATCGAGCCCGTCTCTTTTGATGTGCAGACAGCTCAGATCTTCTTTACTAAGAATGGGAAGCGG GTGGGCTCTACCATTATGCCTGTGTCCCCAGATGGGCTCTTCCCTGCAGTGGGCATGCATTCCCTGGGAGAAGAAGTGCGGTTACACCTGAATGCTGAGCTGGGCAGTGAGGAGGATGACAGCGTAATGATGGTGGACAGCTATGAGGATGAGTGGGGACGGTTGCATGATGTTAAAGTTTGTGGGACG CTGCTGGAGTATGTGGGAAAGGGCAAGAGCATCATTGATGTAGGGCTGGCCCAAGCCCGCCACCCGCTCAGCACTAGAAGTCACTACTTTGAGGTGGAGATTGTAGACCCCGGGGAAAAGTGCTACATTGCCTTGGGGCTGGCAAGAAAG GATTATCCCAAGAATAGGCATCCTGGCTGGAGTAGAGGTTCCGTGGCATATCATGCAG ATGATGGGAAGATCTTCCACGGCAGCGGTGTGGGGGACCCTTTTGGGCCACGCTGCTATAAAGGAGACATCATGGGCTGTGGGATCATGTTTCCCCGAGATTACATCCTGGACAGTGAAG GAGACAGTGATGACAGCTGTGACACGGTGATCCTGTCTCCGACCCCGAGAGCTGTCCGGAATGTCATGTACCTGCAtcaggagggggaagaggaggaggaggaggaagaggaagaggaagaagatggggaGGAGATGGAACAGGAACATGAGGGCAAGAAGGTGGTG GTGTTCTTCACCCGAAATGGCAAGATCATTGGCAAGAAGGATGCTCTTGTGCCCCCCGGAGGCTTCTTCCCCACCATTGGCATGCTGAGTAGTGGGGAAAAGGTCAAAGTGGACCTGCACCCTCTGAGCGGCTAG